The genomic DNA AAAAATTTTGTTGTACAATTAAGATACGGATAAATACGTTCTTTATATTTTTTAAAACGTGTTTCTGTACTAATTTAACATAGTTTTTGAATTTAATCAATGATAATAAGATAAACCTTGGTTCCGTGTAGCGTGGATCAAGGTTTTTTTGTGTTTTTAAGAGGGAATCACACTTGTTGTCGTTTTTTGTCGGTAAGTCGATATATTTGAAAAATCGCCGATATAATTTCATTTACCGAATCTGGATATAACTATCGGGAGAAGAGGATATAAAAAAAGCTCGGGCCGAAGCCCAAGCTTTTTACTTCATTATTTCTTTTCTTCTTTTTTATCGTCAGCTTTTTGCTCTTTGAAAAGATCTTTTAAATCTTTATCGTCAACTTTTACGTCAGCTTTTTTGATTTCTTTCATCATTAAGTCATTCATAAATTGAGCATCTTGCGTTTTTTCTTGAGCTAGTGATTTTTTAATATCAGCTTTTGATTTATCGAAAGTTGCATCTGCGTGATTATCAGTTACTTTAATAATATGGTAACCGAATTGTGTTTTTACAGGTTCGCTTACTTCATCTTTTTTCAACTTTTGAGCTGCTTCTTCAAATTCTTTTACCATTTTCCCTGGTCCGAAGAATCCTAAGTCGCCACCTTTTTCTTTTGAACCTGTATCTTCAGAGTATTGCTTTGCTAATTCTTCGAAAGATTTACCTTGAGCAAGTTCATCTTTCACTTTTTTAGCAGTTTCTTCATCTTTTACAAGGATATGACTTGCTTTAATTTCTTTTTTATAATCCTCGAATTTTGCTTTTACATCTTTATCAGTAATCGATTGTTCAACCGCTTTTTCTTGAGCTAATTGAGCACGCACACTATTTTTGATAGTTTCTTCTTTAATACCTTGTTGTTTCATTAGTGTATCGAATTGATCACCGTATTGTTTTTTCATTTCATCGAACTTTTTGTCTACATCTTTGTCTTCAACTTTGTAGTTTTTAATAAGAACTTTTTCCATAACCATGTTGTTTAGTACTTGTTTACCAGCTTGTGTCTTCATTTGATCGTAGAATTCTTCTTTTGTAATGTCACCAGCTTTAGATGTAACGATTTTGTCTGATGATGATGTTCCACATGCTGATAATGCGATTACACTTGTTGCGGCTAAGGCAAGCATAGCTTTCTTCATTCGATAAACACTCCTACTATTATGTATTTTTAATTTATCCTACACCGATGAATTTTAAATTCATAAGAGCCCGATTAAGTCTCACTGATACTTTTGCTTTTTTGTATTGGTAAAGCGCGCTTAACAGGGCTTACCGTGGCTGAGGATAAAGTTTTGATGAATGTTTTGTTCTATAGTATAAGCAATATGTACAAAATTTAATATATCATATTTCGACGCGTTTTCATATTGATAAAGAAAAATTAACCAGTACGTGTCAGATTTTGAAAGTGTGCCATATTGGGCGTATGCCGCATATACAGAATAGAGGAGGGGATGGGGATGAATTCTCAACTTATTTTATTACTTGTACTGTTTATTTTATTGGTTATTGTAGGTATAATTTGCTTATAGAGGAAAAAAGTGAGGAAGGGGCTTTCCTTCCTCACTTTCCATGAAATATAATTTCTATATAACTAGAAATTAATAAAATTGTTATACATACATTAATAACCCGAAAGACACCGGGCTGGCGGCTCGCAGCTATTTGTTTTCGTTCACACAGTGTATGTGTCATGAAATTCGTGTAAAATATAACAAGAAGTGCGAATGCGACAAAAACAACTGTTATAAGTGTCATGAGGCGAGACCTCCTTTTGGCTAAAATACATATACATATATTGTATCACACGATATTTTGTTCGTGTTACAAAATTCAGAAATAGAAGACTTTGTGTTAGAAAGTGAGGGAGAAAATGGACGTTGTTAGAAGATTAGAACAAGCTGAATACTACGTAGACCTACTATTTAAAATGATTGATGAAGAGAAGTGTCCATTTTATTCTTTGATCATAAAGAAAAAAGCTCGTAAAAAAGATATTGAACGTATACTAAATCTTTGTGAAAAACTGAACGAGCAATATGTAGTGGAGAAAGCAGAAGGGCTTCTTTTGTTCGATGCGCTGTTAGATCAATTTGAAAAAGCGCTTCCACATCAGCTCGAAGTAAACGAAACTGCGGAAGCGCTAGCAAAACAAGGTTTATTTAAGCCGCTTATGAATGAATTCTTAAGCATGATTGCGAAAAAATAAATAGATTATTTCTTAACTAACTTTTGATCGGATTCTGTAAAGTTCTCTTCAATATCTTCTAATGATTTCTCAAAAATATCGATGAAGTCTTGTCCGTAAATATTACGCAGGATTGCAATCAGTTCGATATTTTCTGGGAACTTCCCATAAAAATTACGAAGTGCAAGAGCCCCATTAAACACTGAATTATTTTCAGGATCATACTCCTCCATTAAGCGAAGTAGTAATTCTTCCCCTTTGTCTGTAATTTCAATGTACGTATTTCGTTTATCATCTTCCTTTTTTGAGAATACAAGATAGCCGCGTTCTTCAAGCTTTTTAGAGAAGTTAAACGCCGTTGATACGTGCATAACTCCAAACTTAGCAATCTCAGAAATAGAAGCCCCTTTTAAATGATAAGCGATTGTTAAAATATGATGTTCATTAATATTTAAATCGTAAGGTTTAATCCACTGCTGCCAATCTTTCTCTACACATTTCCATAACGCTTTCGATAATTGAGCAATGCGTTGGCTGAAAATCATCGCTTCTTTTACCGAGTAATCTTTTTCTCCACTTTTCATGTACTCACCCACTTTAACATTCTTTTTTCATTACTATCTATTATGCCAGTAAAATAAAAATTAATAAAGTCTTTTTGTGAGAATTGTGAAAATTTTTTAACAAAATGACATTCTATACAAATCATGCATAACTATGGAAGCGTTTTATGAGTCGTGAATACATGCGTTGTCCTTACATGTTAATTGATAACATATATTGTAAATGCATAAAAACACGGCATATCTATACGATATGCCGTGTCAAGGTCAATTTATATAAAAAATATTTGTTATATGCAAAAAACTAAGCAGGAATTTGTTTACGCTTTTTCTGGAACAGCTTCTTGTAGTTTCTCAATTGACTTTTGGATGTCCAAAATTTCTTTCTCAATATGGCGCTTGTTTTGAGAAATATCTTGTTTCCAGTTAGAAAGCGTGTCTTGCATGTCATCTTTTAGTTCTTGAAACACTTCTTTACCTTCTGAAGCAGTTTCAACAATTTGACGCTTTAATAATTTCGTATCAGCTGTAATATCAGCTAAAGTCTTTTTAATATCATTTCCTTTTTCTTTTAACTTGCCGCGCATGTCTTTACCAGAAGAAGGAGTTGAGAAAAGAACGGCTAGTCCAGCAACTGCTCCCCCGCAAATAACACCTGTAATAAAGGATTTAGCTTTTGACATAAAAGGAGACCTCCTTATTTTTTGTTCGTATTCATGATGTAAAACAATATGCATATCTTTCTTATATGTGCTATGCACAAACAATCATCCCTGAGCATTTTAAGTGAAGAAACAAGCCATGCGGAATTTGATGACTTTAGGGAAGTGGCTTGTTATGTATTACGCCTTCTTATAGTGTCATTATTTCACACTATTTGCAATTGTACTTGCGATGTTTTGTAAATTTTCCATAGTGTATTCATTTTGGTGTGATTTCCAAACAGCACCGAAACCATCTTTTTCACCGTAGCGTGGAATTAAATGAAGGTGGAAGTGGAACACAGTTTGTCCAGCTTTTTCACCGTTATTGTTAAGTAGGTTAAAGCCAACTGGATTAAACTCTGCTTTAATCGCATTTGCGATTTTTGGAACGACAGAAAAAATGTGTGATGCGATTTCTGGCGTTAACGCAAAAATGTCTTGTTTGTGAACTTTCGGAATAACAAGAGTATGTCCTTTTGTTACTTGACTAATATCTAAAAATGCAAGCACATGTTCATCTTCGTATACTTTTGAGCAAGGGATTTGCCCGTCAATGATTTTACAAAAAATACAATTGTCTGCTGTATGATTCATTGATCTCATCCTTTCAAATATCCTTAGCCGTATTTTACCATAATTACATAAGAGAACAAACACGAAAAACAGGAAGCTGACTCAGCTTCCTGTTTTCTGAAGAGGGATTGAAAAAGCATTATCGTAATTTACGTTTCGCAGACACCTCATTTATTTAAGAAATGCACGGTAAATCGGCTAAAGTTTCTGCCGTAGACACCCCATTTTCAAGTGAAATGAATTGCAATCTTTCATAAAAGGAAATTGTTTATTTTTTAAAACAGTATATGCTCTTTCGGAGACACCCCGTTTCGAAAATGAAACAAATAATCTGGTTATGTGTAAATTTCATTGTCCAACATGGACACCCCATTTCATGATGACTTCACTATGTTGTTGTACTCATCAATTGGTGGTTGCTTTTTCAATGTGTTCCTTCTTCAATAATTATGATGTCCGCTTTCGGGAAAATATATGCTAATAAATTTAAATTTTTTTTTTGAGTACATGGATACTATGTAGTACAGCATAATTTTTGGTAAGATGAATATAGAATGAATACTAATGAAGAAAGTGGTGTCGTATGAGCGAGTTATTGCGTGTAGAAAATGTTACAGGAGGATATACGAAACGACCTGTATTAAAAGACGTTTCGTTCTCTGTTAATAAAGGCGAACTTGTCGGCTTAATCGGTTTAAATGGAGCTGGTAAAAGTACGACGATTAAACATATTATCGGTTTAATGGAACCGAAAAAAGGAACTGTCACAATTAATGGGAAAACAATTCGTGATGATATGACAGCGTACCGTTCTAGCTTTTCATTCATTCCAGAAACGCCGGTATTATATGATGAATTAACGTTAGAAGAGCATTTGAAATTAACAGCGATGGCGTACGGCGTCGATGAAAAACAATATGAAGAACGTGTAGGACAACTATTACATGAATTTCGAATGAAAAATCGTTTAAAATGGTTTCCATCTCATTTCTCAAAAGGGATGAAACAAAAAGTAATGATTATGAGCGCGTTTTTAGTTGAGCCATCTCTTTACATAGTAGACGAACCTTTCGTTGGATTAGATCCGTTAGCAATTCAATCTCTTCTTCAAATGATGGATCAAATGAAAAAGAGTGGAGCCGGTATTTTAATGAGCACACATATTTTAGCGACGGCAGAGCGTTATTGTGATTCGTTCATTATTCTGCATCAAGGTGAAGTAAGAGCGAAGGGAACATTAGCTGAACTGCAATCACAGTTTAATATGCCAGGTGCAACGTTAGATGATATTTACATCGCGCTAACAAAGGAAGAAGATTATGAATAGCACAGCGTTATGGAAAGAACGATTTCGTCACTTTCTAAAAGAAGTTCGTACATATAGTAAATACGTATTTAATGATCATTTGAAATTTATTTTCGTGTTCATCATCGGTGCGGGAGCGTATTATTACCAGCAATGGTTACAAACGTTAACATCTTCCTTTCCAACTGCGCTCGTAATGGCAGTATTAATTGGACTCGTGTTAACAGCTGGATCCATTCAAACGTTATTAAAAGAAGCGGATCTCGTTTACTTACTGCCAGTTGAAGAAAAGTTAAAACCTTACTTCACCAAGGCATTTCTTTTTACATTTATGATTCAGTTATACATAATCGCAATCGTAGCAGCTGCGCTTGCTCCGTTATACTTCCAACAAATGAAGCAAACCGGTGCTGGCTACATATGGATTGTCCTCGCATTTGTCATTGTAAAAGCGTGGAATTTATTCGTCGCGTGGGAAAAATCATTTTTAACAGATCAAAATATACAAAGAGTTGATTGGTTTATTCGTTTTATCTTAAACGGTTTATTTGTATATTTCCTTGTAGAACGTACTTCAGTTCTTGTTATTGGCGGAATCGTTCTGCTCATGGTGTTATATCTTGCTATCATGCATCAAATGGTAAAAGGAAAGCCGCTAAACTGGGAGTATTTAATTTCTGAAGAAGGTAAGAAAATGATGCTGCTGTACCGAATTGCAAATATGTTCGTTGATGTACCAGCATTAAAAGAAAGAGTATCTCGCCGAAAATGGCTGGATTTCATTCTGTCGATAATCGGCGAAAAGCGCACATATTTATACTTATATACGAGAACGTTTTTAAGATCAGGTAACTATTTTGGATTATATGTGCGTCTGCTCGCTCTTGGAGGAGTTATTCTTTACTTCATTCCATTTTTATACGGGCGATTTATCGTAAGTTTTATTTTCCTATACTTAATTGGCTATCAGCTATTAACTTTATGGAAACATCACCGCATGAAAATTTGGCTTGATTTGTATCCAGTAAAGGTAGATGAAAAGAAGAAAGATTTTCTTACTTTATTAAATGTGATTCTAATCATCGGGAGCGTAATCTTTACAGTTATATTTGCACTAGCAACGAAAGATTTCATGATGACAGGAATTTTACTTGTCGTAAGCATATTATTTAGTATCGGTTTCGTTTACCAATACGGTGCGAAGCGCATTGAACGTTTAAATTGAAGGGAATGAACCTATGATTACATATGAAGAAAAGGTTATAAAAGAACTGGAGCAGTGGAAAGCTACATTCATGAAAGATTCTTCTATGATGACACGGTTCTCAAAGAAAGTGCAGACGAAAGTACAACAGCTTATTCCGGCGAAAGTGCAAAAAGTCTTAACAGAAACGATTCGGATGATGGTGCAAACGATCAGCGCCGGATCAAACTTTATAAAGCCGAAGCTAAAAGAGACGACATGGTCACTGCAAAGACGTGATGACGAAGTGCGTAAAAAAATGGATGAGTACAAAAAAATAGCTGCGGCAGAAGGAGCAGGGACGGGGGCTGGTGGTATTTTACTCGGTCTTGCTGACTTTCCGCTTTTACTTACGATTAAAATTAAATTTTTATTCGATGCAGCAACGTTGTATGGATTTGATACAAGTAAACAAGAAGAGCGTCTTTTTATTCTTCACGTTTTCCAACTCGCCTTTTCAAGTGACAATCACAGAAAAGAAATATGGAAAGCAATTGAAACGTGGGATACAGAAAAAGAAAATCATATGGACTGGGAAAAGTTCCAAACAGAATACCGAGACTATATCGATTTAGCGAAAATGCTTCAGCTCGTACCAGTAATCGGTGCCCCGGTAGGCGCATATGCGAACTATCAATTGCTGCAAAGACTTGGAGAAGTGACAATGAATTGTTATCGTATGCGATTGCTAAATAGAAAGTAAAAAAAAGCATCCTAAATGTGTGATTTAGGATGCTTTTTTTAGAAGTTAATTTCGCTATAGCCAACTCCGACTACAATCAATATGATAAAGAGCACAATAATGGATGGAAATCCGCTTTTATTATCGTGACCAGCCTCATCGCCGCCTTTATCCCGCTGTTTATGAAGGCTGATTAAAGTTTCACTTTATCAAGAACTTCCTGTGTAAACTCTTATTAACTTGCAAATTATTCAGTTTCATTTTATAATTTATTTACCGACCGGTAAGTAAAAATAAGTGAGGTACAGTATGACAAAGAATTTACAAACATCGCAAAACATTGTCGAGGCATCATTTAAACTCATGGCAGAGCACGGCATTGAGAAGATGAGCCTTTCCATGATTGCGAAAGAGGTAGGTATTTCAAAACCGGCTATTTATTATCATTTTTCTTCTAAAGAAGCGTTAGTCGATTTTTTATTTGAAGAGATTTTTTCTGATTATCATTTTGCAAATTACTTCGATAAAGAGCAGTATACGAAAGAAAATTTTGCAGAAAAGCTAATCGCAGATGGTTTACATATGCTCTCTGAGTATGAAGGGCAAGAAGGAATACTACGCGTTATCAATGAATTTATCGTAACTGCATCGCGAAATGAAAAGTATCAGAAACGATTATTTGAAATACAAGAGGATTTCTTACATGGTTTCCACGATTTATTGAAGCAAGGCGCGAGACTGGGCGTTGTGTCACAACATGCAACGGAAGAAAACGCTCATACGCTAGCGCTTGTGATCGATAATATGAGCAATTATATGCTCATGGGATTTCAGTTAAAATATAAAGAAATTTGGATTCGAAATGTGAAAAGCGTCATGAAGGAGGAGTAAAAATGAAAATGCAAAAAAACTGGTGGCTCGGTTTTCTTGGATTCATTGGAGTTTATAAAATTCCAGGCATGATAGAGGCTTTTCAAGCAGATGGAAGTTGGATGAAGTTAATCGGTTTTATTTGGCTACTTTGGTTCGGATATTTTATTCCAGAGAGGAAAGAAGATTAAATTTTAATTTTCTGTAAAGTTATGTAAAATATAGATTAAGAGTATTCGTATATTAGATTACTAGATTTGGAGTGGTTACATGGATCCATTGAAAAATGAAATTAACCCTGACATGGTCAAAGTGTGGAAAATTCGTGCTGTAATTGAAGAAGGGATCGGTATACTCGTCATTTTAGCTTACCTTTTCCTCATGATAAAGTTTGATTGGTGGGCGTGGATTTTGTATGTGATGATTGGGCTAACAGTTGTGTTCGCGCCATTTTCGTACTTCTTATTCCCGAAACTACGTCAACGTTATTACAGCTACCAACTAAATGAAGAAGAACTTGAAATTCAGCATGGTCTTTTCGTCGTAAAGCGCGTATTAGTACCGATGATTCGTGTGCAGCACGTTACGATTGAACAAGGACCAATTATGAGAAAATACGGATTAGCAGAATTACACATTTCAACAGCAGCAACTTCTCACAGCATTCCAGGCTTAACGATGTATGAAGCAGAAATGTTGAAAACGAAAATCGCAGAATTAGCGAAAGTGAGTGATGAGGATGTATAAGAGGCAGCATCCAATCACGATGTTATTAGAATTGAAAATAACAGATTTTATACCACTCATTATTTTCATGTTTAGCTTAAACGGAAAATTCCCGTTTTGGTATTTAATTCCCGCAGCATTTGGTTTACTCACCGTTTTTTCAGCATTTGAAAAATGGTATTACACAACATATTGGGTTGAAAATAACGTATTACATGTGAAAAAAGGTCTCTTCGTGAAAAAGGAGAGCTACTTAAATAAAGAACGTGTTCAAACGATTAATACAAGTTCTAACGTACTATATCAAATGCTCGGTTTGAAAAAAATTCAGATTGAAACAGCTGGTGGGGGCGATGAAGCAGAAGTTAGCTTAGCTGGTATTACGGCAGAAGAAGCGGCGGAGCTTATTGCTTTGCTAAATGAGCCAACTCCAGAAGTGAAAGCAGAAGGAACGTTAGACGAAGCAACAGAAAATGTAGTAGAAAAAGCAATTGTTACAGAGGAAAAACAAACGACAGAATATAAATTAACTTGGAAAGAGATTTTATTAGCATCTGTTACATCTGGTCAATTTGGACTATTATTCTCTTTAATCTTTTTCGTTTATCACCAAGTAGATGAGTACATTCCGAAATGGATAGAGAATGGCGTAAAGTCGTATGTAATGGAACATGATATATATGGCTGGATTTTCATGGTAGCCATTTTACTCGTTCTTTCTTGGATTATATCTACAATCGGTTACGCGTTAAAACATGGCGATTTCACAGTGAATCGAAGAAATGACGAAGTTCGCATTTCACAAGGATTACTTGAGAAAAAAGAGCTCGTACTAAAATTGCATCGTATTCAAGGTATTACGATAAAAGAAAGTATTTTACGCCAACCATTCGGTTATTGTGCTGTGCAAGTAGAAGTCATTCAAAGTGAGGGAAAAGAAGAAAAAGTTACACTGCATCCTATCATTCGAAAAAATCGAGTGCAACAGTTACTCGCCCATTTACAATTACCATACGAACTGAATGCAAACATTATTGCATTACCAAAAGCAGCATTGCGCCGCTATCTCATTGATAGTTTTATCTTCTTCGCAATGCTAGCAATCCCGCTTCTTGGAATAAGTATATACTCTGAAAAGCACTTCATCATGTGGGCATTAATTCCGCTCGCAATCCTTATCTTTACACTTGGATACGCAACATTTAAAACAAATGGTTACAGTGTTAACGGAGAACAAATTACACTTGTCTATCGTAGCGTCGGAAAATACACAGGACTTATTAGAAGAAGACACGTCCAATCAATGGAGAAGACACAATCATATTTCCAGCGCCGCGCGGATTTATGTACGTATAAGTTTTCTAGTGCATCATCTAGTTATAAAATAGAGCATACGAGAGTAGAAGACGCGGAGAGAATGCAGGATTGGTATAAGAAGAGAATGAGGGA from Bacillus cereus G9842 includes the following:
- the prsA gene encoding peptidylprolyl isomerase PrsA — protein: MKKAMLALAATSVIALSACGTSSSDKIVTSKAGDITKEEFYDQMKTQAGKQVLNNMVMEKVLIKNYKVEDKDVDKKFDEMKKQYGDQFDTLMKQQGIKEETIKNSVRAQLAQEKAVEQSITDKDVKAKFEDYKKEIKASHILVKDEETAKKVKDELAQGKSFEELAKQYSEDTGSKEKGGDLGFFGPGKMVKEFEEAAQKLKKDEVSEPVKTQFGYHIIKVTDNHADATFDKSKADIKKSLAQEKTQDAQFMNDLMMKEIKKADVKVDDKDLKDLFKEQKADDKKEEKK
- a CDS encoding DUF1878 family protein is translated as MDVVRRLEQAEYYVDLLFKMIDEEKCPFYSLIIKKKARKKDIERILNLCEKLNEQYVVEKAEGLLLFDALLDQFEKALPHQLEVNETAEALAKQGLFKPLMNEFLSMIAKK
- a CDS encoding HTH-type transcriptional regulator Hpr, with the protein product MKSGEKDYSVKEAMIFSQRIAQLSKALWKCVEKDWQQWIKPYDLNINEHHILTIAYHLKGASISEIAKFGVMHVSTAFNFSKKLEERGYLVFSKKEDDKRNTYIEITDKGEELLLRLMEEYDPENNSVFNGALALRNFYGKFPENIELIAILRNIYGQDFIDIFEKSLEDIEENFTESDQKLVKK
- a CDS encoding YtxH domain-containing protein; protein product: MSKAKSFITGVICGGAVAGLAVLFSTPSSGKDMRGKLKEKGNDIKKTLADITADTKLLKRQIVETASEGKEVFQELKDDMQDTLSNWKQDISQNKRHIEKEILDIQKSIEKLQEAVPEKA
- a CDS encoding HIT family protein; amino-acid sequence: MNHTADNCIFCKIIDGQIPCSKVYEDEHVLAFLDISQVTKGHTLVIPKVHKQDIFALTPEIASHIFSVVPKIANAIKAEFNPVGFNLLNNNGEKAGQTVFHFHLHLIPRYGEKDGFGAVWKSHQNEYTMENLQNIASTIANSVK
- the ecsA gene encoding ABC transporter ATP-binding protein EcsA yields the protein MSELLRVENVTGGYTKRPVLKDVSFSVNKGELVGLIGLNGAGKSTTIKHIIGLMEPKKGTVTINGKTIRDDMTAYRSSFSFIPETPVLYDELTLEEHLKLTAMAYGVDEKQYEERVGQLLHEFRMKNRLKWFPSHFSKGMKQKVMIMSAFLVEPSLYIVDEPFVGLDPLAIQSLLQMMDQMKKSGAGILMSTHILATAERYCDSFIILHQGEVRAKGTLAELQSQFNMPGATLDDIYIALTKEEDYE
- the ecsB gene encoding ABC transporter permease EcsB yields the protein MNSTALWKERFRHFLKEVRTYSKYVFNDHLKFIFVFIIGAGAYYYQQWLQTLTSSFPTALVMAVLIGLVLTAGSIQTLLKEADLVYLLPVEEKLKPYFTKAFLFTFMIQLYIIAIVAAALAPLYFQQMKQTGAGYIWIVLAFVIVKAWNLFVAWEKSFLTDQNIQRVDWFIRFILNGLFVYFLVERTSVLVIGGIVLLMVLYLAIMHQMVKGKPLNWEYLISEEGKKMMLLYRIANMFVDVPALKERVSRRKWLDFILSIIGEKRTYLYLYTRTFLRSGNYFGLYVRLLALGGVILYFIPFLYGRFIVSFIFLYLIGYQLLTLWKHHRMKIWLDLYPVKVDEKKKDFLTLLNVILIIGSVIFTVIFALATKDFMMTGILLVVSILFSIGFVYQYGAKRIERLN
- the ecsC gene encoding ecs operon protein EcsC; this translates as MITYEEKVIKELEQWKATFMKDSSMMTRFSKKVQTKVQQLIPAKVQKVLTETIRMMVQTISAGSNFIKPKLKETTWSLQRRDDEVRKKMDEYKKIAAAEGAGTGAGGILLGLADFPLLLTIKIKFLFDAATLYGFDTSKQEERLFILHVFQLAFSSDNHRKEIWKAIETWDTEKENHMDWEKFQTEYRDYIDLAKMLQLVPVIGAPVGAYANYQLLQRLGEVTMNCYRMRLLNRK
- a CDS encoding YjcZ family sporulation protein — translated: MSLHKQRDKGGDEAGHDNKSGFPSIIVLFIILIVVGVGYSEINF
- a CDS encoding TetR/AcrR family transcriptional regulator: MTKNLQTSQNIVEASFKLMAEHGIEKMSLSMIAKEVGISKPAIYYHFSSKEALVDFLFEEIFSDYHFANYFDKEQYTKENFAEKLIADGLHMLSEYEGQEGILRVINEFIVTASRNEKYQKRLFEIQEDFLHGFHDLLKQGARLGVVSQHATEENAHTLALVIDNMSNYMLMGFQLKYKEIWIRNVKSVMKEE
- a CDS encoding PH domain-containing protein is translated as MDPLKNEINPDMVKVWKIRAVIEEGIGILVILAYLFLMIKFDWWAWILYVMIGLTVVFAPFSYFLFPKLRQRYYSYQLNEEELEIQHGLFVVKRVLVPMIRVQHVTIEQGPIMRKYGLAELHISTAATSHSIPGLTMYEAEMLKTKIAELAKVSDEDV
- a CDS encoding PH domain-containing protein, with the protein product MYKRQHPITMLLELKITDFIPLIIFMFSLNGKFPFWYLIPAAFGLLTVFSAFEKWYYTTYWVENNVLHVKKGLFVKKESYLNKERVQTINTSSNVLYQMLGLKKIQIETAGGGDEAEVSLAGITAEEAAELIALLNEPTPEVKAEGTLDEATENVVEKAIVTEEKQTTEYKLTWKEILLASVTSGQFGLLFSLIFFVYHQVDEYIPKWIENGVKSYVMEHDIYGWIFMVAILLVLSWIISTIGYALKHGDFTVNRRNDEVRISQGLLEKKELVLKLHRIQGITIKESILRQPFGYCAVQVEVIQSEGKEEKVTLHPIIRKNRVQQLLAHLQLPYELNANIIALPKAALRRYLIDSFIFFAMLAIPLLGISIYSEKHFIMWALIPLAILIFTLGYATFKTNGYSVNGEQITLVYRSVGKYTGLIRRRHVQSMEKTQSYFQRRADLCTYKFSSASSSYKIEHTRVEDAERMQDWYKKRMREE